A region of Arvicanthis niloticus isolate mArvNil1 chromosome 18, mArvNil1.pat.X, whole genome shotgun sequence DNA encodes the following proteins:
- the Zfhx3 gene encoding zinc finger homeobox protein 3 isoform X2, protein MRLGGGQLVSEELMNLGESFIQTNDPSLKLFQCAVCNKFTTDNLDMLGLHMNVERSLSEDEWKAVMGDSYQCKLCRYNTQLKANFQLHCKTDKHVQKYQLVAHIKEGGKANEWRLKCVAIGNPVHLKCNACDYYTNSLEKLRLHTVNSRHEASLKLYKHLQQHESGVEGESCYYHCVLCNYSTKAKLNLIQHVRSMKHQRSESLRKLQRLQKGLPEEDEDLGQIFTIRRCPSTDPEEAVEDAEGPCEASADPEELAKDQGSSGGEEGQSKRAASSSQAEKELTDSPAATKRTSFPGSSETPLASKRPKASEEIKPEQMYQCPYCKYSNTDVNRLRVHAMTQHSVQPMLRCPLCQDMLNNKIHLQLHLTHLHSVAPDCVEKLIMTVTAPEMVMPSSMFLPAAVPDRDGNATMEEPGKQPETSEDLGKNIMPPASMEHSGDLKPSSADPSCVREDSGFLCWKKGCNQVFKTSATLQTHFNEVHAKRPQLPVSDRHVYKYRCNQCSLAFKTIEKLQLHSQYHVIRAATMCCLCQRSFRTFQALKKHLETSHLELSEADIQQLYGGLLANGDLLAMGDPTLAEDHTIIVEEDKEEESDLEDKQSPTGSDSGSVQEDSGSEPKRALPFRKGPNFTMEKFLDPSRPYKCTVCKESFTQKNILLVHYNSVSHLHKLKRALQESATGQPEPTSSPDNKPFKCNTCNVAYSQSSTLEIHMRSVLHQTKARAAKLEAASGSSNGTGASGGMSLSSSTPSPVGSSGANNTFTTANPSSAAMAPGVNALSQVPPESVVIPPLGNPISANIASPSEPKEANRKKLADMIASRQQQQQQQQQQQQQQQQQAQTLAQAQAQVQAHLQQELQQQAALIQSQLFNPTLLPHFPMTTETLLQLQQQQHLLFPFYIPSAEFQLNPEVNLPVTSGALTLTGSGPGLLEDLKAQVQIPQQSHQQILQQQQQQQQSQLSLSQSHSALLQPSQHPEKKNKVVIKEKDKESQREKEGPEGAEGNTGPKESLPDALKAKEKKELAPGGGSEGSMLPPRIASDARGNATKALLENFGFELVIQYNENKQKAQKKNGKTEQGSGGGESLEKLECDSCGKLFSNILILKSHQEHVHQNYFPFKQLERFAKQYREHYDKLYPLRPQTPEPPPPPPPPPPPPLPAAPPQPASTPAIPASAPPITSPTIAPAQPSVPLTQLSMPMELPIFSPLMMQTMPLQTLPAQLPPQLGPVEPLPADLAQLYQHQLNPTLLQQQNKRPRTRITDDQLRVLRQYFDINNSPSEEQIKEMADKSGLPQKVIKHWFRNTLFKERQRNKDSPYNFSNPPITSLEELKIDSRPPSPEPQKQEYWGSKRSSRTRFTDYQLRVLQDFFDANAYPKDDEFEQLSNLLNLPTRVIVVWFQNARQKARKNYENQGEGKDGERRELTNDRYIRTSNLNYQCKKCSLVFQRIFDLIKHQKKLCYKDEDEEGQDDSQNEDSMDAMEILTPTSSSCSTPMPSQAYSTPAPSASTAPSAFLQLTTETDELATFNSKAEASDEKPKQADPPSVQPNQTQEKQGQPKPEVPQQEPPEQKTNAPQPKLPPLAAPSLPQPPPQAPPPQCPLPQSSPSPSQLSHLPLKPLHTSTPQQLANLPPQLIPYQCDQCKLAFPSFEHWQEHQQLHFLSAQNQFIHPQFLDRSLDMPFMLFDPSNPLLASQLLSGAIPQIPASSATSPSTPTSTMNTLKRKLEEKASASPGENDSGTGGEEPQRDKRLRTTITPEQLEILYQKYLLDSNPTRKMLDHIAHEVGLKKRVVQVWFQNTRARERKGQFRAVGPAQAHRRCPFCRALFKAKTALEAHIRSRHWHEAKRAGYNLTLSAMLLDCDGGLQMKGDIFDGTSFSHLPPSSSDGQGVPLSPVSKTMELSPRTLLSPSSIKVEGIEDFESPSMSSVNLNFDQTKLDNDDCSSVNTAITDTTTGDEGNADNDSATGIATETKSSAPNEGLTKAAMMAMSEYEDRLSSGLVSPAPSFYSKEYDNEGTVDYSETSSLADPCSPSPGASGSAGKSGDSGDRPGQKRFRTQMTNLQLKVLKSCFNDYRTPTMLECEVLGNDIGLPKRVVQVWFQNARAKEKKSKLSMAKHFGINQTSYEGPKTECTLCGIKYSARLSVRDHIFSQQHISKVKDTIGSQLDKEKEYFDPATVRQLMAQQELDRIKKANEVLGLAAQQQGMFDNAPLQALNLPTTYPALQGIPPVLLPGLNSPSLPGFTPSNTALTSPKPNLMGLPSTTVPSPGLPTSGLPNKPSSASLSSPTPAQATMAMAPQQPPQPQQPQPQVQQPPPPPAAQQIPTPQLPLQQQRKDKDGEKGKEKEKAHKGKGEPLPVPKKEKGEAPTAATATISAPLPTMEYAVDPAQLQALQAALTSDPTALLTSPFLPYFVPGFSPYYAPQIPGALQSGYLQPMYGMEGLFPYSPALSQALMGLSPGSLLQQYQQYQQSLQEAIQQQQQQQQQQQQQQRQLQQQQQQQQQQQKVQQQQQQQQPKASQTPVPQGPASPDKDPAKESPKPEEQKNVPREVSPLLPKPPEEPEAESKSASADSLCDPFIVPKVQYKLVCRKCQAGFGDEEAARSHLKSLCFFGQSVVNLQEMVLHVPTGSGGGGGGGGSGGGGGSYHCLACESALCGEEALSQHLESALHKHRTITRAARNAKEHPSLLPHSACFPDPSTASTSQSAAHSNDSPPPPSAAPSSSASPHASRKSWPPVGSRASAAKPPSFPPLSSSSTVTSSSCSTSGVQPSMPTDDYSEESDTDLSQKSDGPASPVEGPKDPSCPKDSGLTSVGTDTFRL, encoded by the exons cATCATCCAGTCAGGCAGAGAAGGAGTTGACCGATTCCCCTGCAGCTACCAAACGCACCTCCTTCCCAGGTAGCTCCGAGACTCCACTCGCTTCGAAGAGGCCAAAAGCATCAGAGGAGATCAAACCCGAGCAG ATGTACCAGTGTCCCTACTGCAAGTACAGCAACACTGATGTGAACCGGCTGCGGGTACATGCCATGACACAGCACTCGGTGCAGCCTATGCTCCGCTGTCCCCTGTGCCAAGACATGCTCAACAACAAGATCCACCTGCAGCTACACCTCACCCACCTCCACAGTGTGGCGCCTGACTGCGTGGAGAAGCTCATTATGACG GTGACCGCTCCTGAGATGGTGATGCCCAGCAGCATGTTCCTCCCGGCCGCTGTTCCCGACCGAGATGGGAACGCCACTATGGAAGAGCCGGGAAAGCAGCCTG aaacttCAGAGGACCTGGGAAAGAACATCATGCCACCTGCGAGCATGGAGCACAGTGGGGATCTCAAGCCCTCTTCTGCTGACCCCAGTTGTGTGAGAGAAGACTCGGGCTTCCTCTGCTGGAAGAAGGGCTGCAACCAGGTCTTCAAAACCTCCGCCACTCTGCAGACCCATTTCAACGAGGTGCATGCCAAGAGGCCCCAGCTTCCCGTGTCAGACCGCCACGTGTATAAATACCGCTGCAACCAGTGCAGCCTGGCTTTCAAGACCATTGAAAAGCTGCAGCTCCACTCTCAGTACCACGTGATCAGAGCCGCCACCATGTGCTGCCTCTGTCAGCGCAGTTTCCGGACTTTCCAGGCTCTGAAAAAACACCTCGAAACGAGTCACCTGGAGTTGAGCGAGGCTGACATCCAACAGCTTTATGGGGGACTACTAGCCAACGGGGACCTCTTGGCAATGGGAGACCCCACCCTGGCAGAAGACCATACCATCATTGttgaggaagacaaggaggaagagagcGACCTAGAAGATAAGCAGAGCCCGACAGGCAGCGACTCTGGGTCAGTACAGGAGGATTCAGGCTCGGAGCCAAAGCGAGCTCTCCCTTTCCGGAAAGGGCCCAACTTCACTATGGAGAAGTTTCTGGATCCTTCCCGCCCTTACAAGTGTACCGTCTGCAAGGAATCCTTCACTCAAAAGAACATCCTGCTGGTGCACTACAACTCTGTGTCGCACCTGCACAAGTTAAAGAGAGCCCTTCAGGAATCGGCCACCGGCCAGCCGGAGCCCACCAGCAGCCCCGACAACAAGCCGTTTAAGTGTAACACTTGCAATGTGGCGTACAGCCAGAGTTCCACACTGGAGATCCACATGAGGTCTGTGCTGCACCAGACCAAGGCCCGGGCAGCCAAGCTGGAAGCTGCAAGTGGGAGCAGCAACGGAACTGGCGCCAGCGGCGGGATGTCCCTCAGCTCCTCTACCCCAAGTCCCGTGGGCAGCAGCGGCGCTAACAACACCTTTACCACTGCCAATCCAAGCAGTGCCGCTATGGCTCCCGGTGTAAATGCGCTGAGCCAGGTGCCCCCTGAGAGCGTGGTGATACCTCCGCTGGGGAATCCCATCAGTGCCAACATCGCTTCCCCTTCAGAGCCCAAAGAGGCCAACCGGAAGAAGTTAGCGGATATGATTGCatccaggcagcagcagcagcagcagcagcaacaacagcagcagcagcagcagcagcaagcccAGACACTCGCCCAGGCCCAGGCTCAAGTTCAGGCGCACCTGCAGCAGGAGTTGCAGCAGCAGGCCGCCTTGATACAGTCTCAGCTGTTCAACCCCACGCTCCTTCCTCACTTTCCCATGACCACAGAGACCTTGCTCCAACTGCAGCAGCAACAGCATCTGCTCTTTCCCTTTTATATCCCCAGCGCAGAGTTCCAGCTCAACCCTGAGGTGAACCTGCCAGTAACCAGCGGGGCACTGACGCTGACAGGGTCAGGCCCGGGCCTGCTGGAAGATCTGAAGGCTCAGGTCCAGATCCCACAGCAGAGCCACCAGCAGAtactgcagcagcagcaacaacaacagcagagtcagctctctctttccCAGAGCCACTCAGCCCTCCTTCAGCCAAGCCAGCACccggagaagaaaaacaaagtggtCATCAAAGAAAAGGATaaggaaagccagagagagaaggaggggccAGAGGGGGCAGAGGGTAACACGGGACCAAAGGAATCACTGCCAGATGCCTTGAAggccaaagagaagaaagagttggCACCAGGGGGTGGTTCTGAGGGCTCCATGCTTCCTCCACGTATCGCTTCAGATGCCAGGGGGAACGCCACCAAGGCCTTGCTGGAGAACTTTGGCTTTGAGCTGGTCATTCAGTACAATGAGAACAAGCAGAAGGCACAGAAGAAGAACGGGAAGACGGAGCAAGGCAGCGGCGGCGGCGAAAGCCTGGAGAAGCTGGAGTGCGACTCGTGCGGCAAGCTCTTCTCCAACATCTTGATTTTAAAGAGCCATCAAGAGCACGTGCATCAGAACTACTTCCCCTTCAAACAGCTGGAGAGGTTTGCCAAGCAATACAGAGAGCACTACGATAAACTGTACCCCCTGAGGCCCCAGACCCCggagccacccccaccccctccaccacCTCCCCCGCCTCCGCTTCCTGCGGCACCCCCCCAGCCAGCTTCCACGCCTGCCATCCCCGCATCAGCTCCGCCCATCACGTCGCCTACCATCGCCCCCGCCCAGCCCTCCGTGCCTCTCACCCAGCTCTCCATGCCAATGGAGCTGCCCATCTTCTCGCCACTGATGATGCAGACGATGCCGCTGCAGACTCTGCCAGCTCAGCTGCCCCCTCAGCTCGGCCCCGTGGAGCCGCTGCCTGCCGACCTGGCCCAGCTGTACCAACACCAGCTCAACCCCACCCTGCTCCAGCAACAGAACAAGAGGCCTCGCACCAGGATCACGGACGACCAGCTCCGAGTGCTTCGGCAGTACTTCGACATTAACAACTCACCCAGTGAGGAGCAGATCAAAGAGATGGCAGACAAGTCGGGCCTGCCCCAGAAAGTGATCAAGCACTGGTTCAGAAACACTCTGTTCAAGGAGCGGCAACGGAACAAGGACTCCCCGTACAACTTCAGCAACCCTCCCATCACCAGTCTGGAGGAACTCAAGATCGACTCCCGGCCCCCTTCCCCAGAACCCCAGAAGCAGGAGTACTGGGGAAGCAAGCGGTCCTCGAGAACAAGGTTTACCGACTACCAGCTCCGAGTCCTGCAGGACTTCTTTGACGCCAACGCCTATCCAAAGGACGATGAATTCGAGCAGCTTTCTAACTTACTGAACCTTCCAACCCGTGTCATAGTGGTGTGGTTTCAAAACGCCCGGCAAAAGGCCAGGAAGAATTACGAGAATCAGGGAGAGGGCAAAGATGGAGAGCGGCGTGAGCTTACCAACGATAGGTACATTCGAACAAGCAACTTGAATTACCAGTGCAAAAAGTGCAGCCTCGTGTTTCAGCGCATCTTTGACCTCATCAAACACCAGAAGAAGTTGTGCTACAAGGACGAGGATGAGGAGGGGCAGGATGACAGCCAAAACGAGGACTCCATGGATGCCATGGAGATCCTCACCCCTACCAGCTCCTCTTGCAGCACCCCTATGCCCTCACAGGCTTACAGCACCCCAGCACCGTCGGCCAGTACCGCACCCTCCGCCTTCTTGCAGCTCACAACGGAGACTGACGAACTAGCCACTTTCAACTCGAAAGCAGAGGCCAGCGATGAGAAGCCAAAGCAGGCCGACCCTCCCAGTGTTCAGCCAAACCAAACCCAAGAGAAGCAAGGACAGCCAAAGCCAGAGGTGCCGCAGCAAGAGCCTCCGGAGCAGAAGACAAACGCGCCCCAGCCCAAGCTCCCACCGCTGGCTGCCCCTTCCTTACCGCAGCCTCCTCCGCAAGCGCCCCCTCCGCagtgccccctcccccagtcaAGCCCCAGTCCCTCTCAGCTCTCCCATCTGCCCCTCAAGCCCCTCCACACGTCAACCCCTCAACAGCTGGCAAACCTACCTCCTCAGCTAATCCCCTACCAGTGTGACCAGTGCAAGCTGGCCTTCCCGTCCTTCGAACACTGGCAGGAGCACCAGCAGCTTCACTTCCTGAGCGCCCAGAACCAGTTCATCCACCCCCAGTTTTTGGACAGGTCGTTGGATATGCCTTTCATGTTGTTTGATCCCAGTAACCCACTCCTGGCCAGTCAGCTGCTCTCGGGCGCCATCCCTCAGATCCCTGCGAGCTCAGCCACTTCCCCTTCAACGCCCACCTCCACCATGAACACGCTCAAGAGGAAGCTGGAGGAAAAGGCCAGCGCGAGCCCCGGTGAGAACGACAGCGGGACGGGAGGAGAAGAGCCTCAGAGAGACAAGCGTTTGAGAACGACCATTACCCCGGAGCAGCTGGAAATTCTCTACCAGAAGTACCTGCTGGACTCCAACCCGACTCGAAAGATGCTGGATCACATCGCGCACGAGGTGGGCTTGAAGAAGCGCGTGGTACAGGTGTGGTTTCAGAACACCCGAGCTCGGGAAAGGAAAGGTCAGTTCCGGGCTGTGGGCCCAGCGCAGGCCCACAGGAGATGCCCTTTTTGCAGAGCACTCTTCAAGGCCAAGACAGCCCTCGAGGCTCATATCCGGTCTCGGCATTGGCACGAAGCCAAGAGAGCCGGCTACAACCTGACTCTGTCTGCCATGCTCTTAGACTGTGATGGGGGACTCCAGATGAAGGGAGACATTTTTGACGGAACTAGCTTTTCCCACCTACCCCCGAGCAGTAGTGATGGTCAGGGCGTGCCCCTCTCGCCTGTGAGCAAAACCATGGAGCTGTCCCCCAGAACTCTTCTCAGCCCATCCTCCATCAAGGTGGAAGGGATCGAAGACTTTGAAAGCCCCTCCATGTCCTCGGTTAACCTGAACTTTGACCAAACTAAGCTGGACAACGATGACTGTTCCTCCGTCAACACTGCAATCACAGACACCACAACGGGGGATGAGGGGAATGCCGACAACGACAGCGCAACAGGAATAGCGACTGAAACCAAATCTTCTGCACCGAACGAGGGGTTGACCAAAGCAGCCATGATGGCGATGTCCGAGTATGAAGACCGGTTGTCGTCTGGTCTGGTCAGCCCAGCCCCGAGCTTCTATAGCAAGGAATATGACAACGAAGGTACAGTGGACTACAGCGAAACCTCAAGCCTGGCAGACCCCTGCTCCCCAAGTCCCGGGGCAAGCGGGTCAGCCGGTAAATCTGGTGACAGCGGGGATCGACCTGGGCAGAAACGTTTTCGCACTCAAATGACCAATCTGCAGCTGAAGGTCCTCAAGTCATGCTTTAATGACTACAGGACACCCACCATGCTAGAGTGTGAGGTCCTGGGCAATGACATTGGACTGCCAAAGAGAGTTGTTCAGGTCTGGTTCCAGAATGCCCGggcaaaagaaaagaagtctAAGTTAAGCATGGCCAAGCATTTTGGTATAAACCAAACGAGTTACGAGGGACCCAAAACAGAGTGCACTTTGTGTGGCATCAAGTACAGCGCAAGGCTGTCTGTACGTGACCATATCTTTTCCCAACAGCATATCTCCAAAGTTAAGGACACCATCGGGAGCCAGCTGGACAAGGAGAAAGAATATTTTGACCCAGCCACTGTACGCCAGTTGATGGCCCAGCAGGAGCTGGACCGGATTAAGAAGGCTAATGAGGTCCTTGGACTAGCAGCTCAACAGCAAGGGATGTTTGACAACGCCCCTCTTCAGGCTCTTAACCTTCCTACCACGTATCCAGCGCTCCAGGGCATTCCTCCTGTGTTGCTCCCCGGTCTCAACAGCCCCTCTTTGCCAGGCTTTACCCCATCCAACACAG CTTTAACGTCCCCTAAACCGAACCTGATGGGTCTGCCCAGCACAACGGTACCTTCCCCCGGCCTCCCCACATCTGGATTACCAAATAAACCGTCCTCAGCCTCGCTGAGTTCCCCGACCCCAGCACAAGCCACCATGGCAATGGCCCCTCAGCAACCCCCACAACCCCAGCAGCCGCAGCCACAGGTGCAGCAGCCTCCGCCGCCGCCAGCAGCCCAGCAGATACCCACACCGCAGCTTCCCCTGCAACAGCAACGTAAGGACAAAGATggtgagaaaggaaaggagaaggaaaaggcacACAAAGGGAAAGGGGAACCCCTACCTGTCcccaagaaggagaaaggagaggcccCTACAGCGGCTACAGCGACCATCTCAGCCCCACTGCCAACCATGGAGTACGCAGTGGACCCTGCTCAGCTGCAGGCCCTGCAGGCGGCTTTGACTTCAGACCCCACAGCATTACTCACGAGCCCGTTCCTTCCTTACTTCGTACCGGGCTTTTCTCCTTATTATGCCCCCCAGATCCCTGGCGCCCTGCAGAGTGGGTACCTGCAGCCAATGTATGGCATGGAAGGCCTGTTCCCCTACAGCCCTGCCCTATCGCAGGCCCTGATGGGGTTGTCTCCAGGCTCACTACTGCAGCAGTACCAGCAATACCAGCAGAGTCTGCAGGAGGCgattcagcagcagcagcagcagcagcagcagcagcagcagcagcagcggcaactacagcaacaacagcagcagcagcagcaacaacaaaaagtgcagcagcagcagcagcagcagcagcccaaaGCAAGCCAAACCCCAGTCCCCCAGGGGCCTGCTTCCCCAGACAAAGACCCTGCCAAAGAATCCCCCAAACCAGAAGAGCAGAAAAACGTCCCCCGTGAGGTGTCCCCCCTCCTGCCGAAACCCCCAGAAGAgccagaagcagaaagcaaaagtGCAAGTGCGGACTCCCTCTGTGACCCCTTCATTGTTCCAAAGGTGCAGTACAAGTTGGTCTGCCGCAAGTGCCAGGCGGGCTTCGGCGACGAGGAGGCGGCGAGGAGCCACCTGAAGTCCCTCTGCTTCTTCGGCCAGTCTGTGGTGAACCTGCAAGAGATGGTGCTTCATGTCCCCACCGGCAGCGGTGGCGGAGGCggtggcggcggcagcggcggcggtggcggctcGTACCACTGCCTGGCGTGCGAGAGCGCGCTCTGCGGGGAGGAAGCGCTGAGTCAGCATCTCGAGTCGGCCTTGCACAAACACAGAACAATCACGAGAGCAGCAAGAAACGCCAAAGAGCACCCTAGTTTATTACCTCACTCTGCCTGCTTCCCCGATCCTAGCACCGCATCTACCTCGCAGTCTGCCGCTCACTCAAACGACAGCCCCCCTCCCCCGTCGGCCGCCCCGTCCTCGTCCGCTTCCCCCCACGCCTCCAGGAAGTCTTGGCCGCCAGTGGGCTCCCGGGCTTCGGCCGCGAAgcccccttcttttcctcctctctcctcatcttcAACGGTTACCTCAAGTTCATGCAGCACCTCAGGGGTTCAGCCCTCGATGCCAACAGACGACTATTCGGAGGAGTCTGACACGGATCTCAGCCAAAAGTCCGACGGACCGGCGAGCCCGGTGGAGGGTCCCAAAGACCCCAGCTGCCCCAAGGACAGTGGTCTGACCAGTGTAGGAACGGACACCTTCAGATTGTAA